GCCCGGCGGTGACGACGACGCGTCCCCGCGCCGACATCCCGTCGGCGTAGCCGCGCGGGCGCGGCCACCCCGGGACGATGACGGGGGAGGGGGAGGGGGAGGGGGAGGGGGCGAGGGCGAGGGAGGGAGGAGGGGGCGGCGGGGGGGCGCCACCGACCGGTCTTGCAGCTGAGGGAAACGCCGGCGGGACCATCGCGGGCGAGGGGGGCGCGGCCGCCGCCGGCGCCGCCGCGCGCGCGCGATCGCGCAACACGAAGCGTTGCAGCTTCCCGGTGGCGGTGCGCGGCATGCTGTCGACGAACTCGATCGCCCGCGGGTACTTGTATGGCGCCAGCTGCCCCTTCACCCACTCCTGGAGCTTGCGCACCATCGCCGGTGATGCCTCGAACCCGGGCTTGAGGACCACGCACGCCTTCACGATGTGCCCGCGTTCCTCGTCCGGGACGCCGATGACCGCGCACTCCTGCACCGCCAGGTGCTCGAGCAGGACCCCCTCGACCTCGGGACCGGAGATGTTGTAGCCCGACGAGATGATCATGTCGTCGGTGCGCGCCTGGTACCAGAAGTAGCCGTCGGCGTCGCGGACGTACGAGTCGCCGGTGAGGTTCCAGCCGTCGCGCACGTAGGCGCGCTGTCGCTCGAGATTCAGGAGGTAGCGACACCCGGTGGGGCCACGCACGGCCAGGCGCCCGATGGTGCCGTCGGGAAGCTCGCGCATGTCGTCGTCCACCACGCGCGCCTCGTAGCCCGGCACGACCTTCCCCGTGGCGCTGGGGCGCACGTCGTCGCCCGAGGCGCTGATGAAGATGTGCAGCATCTCCGTCGCCCCGATGCCGTCGATGATGGTGATGCCCGTCGCCTCCTTCCATGCGGTGAAGGTGGCCAGCGGGAGTGCCTCGCCCGCCGACACGCAGCGGCGGAGCGACGACAGGTCGAAGTCGTTCCGCATCCCGAGCATCGCGCGGTACGCCGTGGGCGCGGTGAAGACCGTCGTCGCCCCGTAGTCCTGGATCGCCTGGATCAGGAACGGCGGGGTGGCCTGTTCGAGAAGGACCGCACTCGCCCCGATGCGCATCGGGAAGAGGACGATCCCCCCCAGGCCGAAGGTGAAGGCGAGCGGCGGGGAGCCGATGAAGACGTCGTCGGGTGACGCCTGGAGCACGTGGGTCGGGAAGCAGTCGCAGATCGCCAGCACGTCGCGGTGGAAGTGCATGGTCCCCTTCCCCTCGCCCGTCGTCCCCGAGGTGAAGGCGATGAGGGCGACGTCGTTGGCCGCGGTGTCGACGTTGGCGAACGTGGTGGGCTTGCCGCGCATCAGCTGCTCGAGCGAGGGGCCGTTGCTCCCCCCGTCGGGCGCATGGTACTCGAGGACGCGTGCGCCCTGGCGCGTCCGACCGTCCGCGTGCTGCGCCATGGCCTGCATGCAGTCGGCGGCGACGCGCGTGTCGGTGACGGCGAGCGAGACGTGCGCCTTGTCGGCGATGAAGACCAGCTCGCGCGCGCGGTTGAGCGGCATGGTGCAGACGACGATGCCCCCGGCCTTGAGGACGGCGAACCAGAGGGCGACCAGCATCGGCGAGTTGGCCCCGCGCAGCAGGACACGGTTGCCGGCCACGAGCCCCAGGTCGTCGACGAGGACGTGGGCCACCTGGTTGCTGCGCGCGAGCAGCTCCGCGTAGGTCCAGGTGATGCCGGGTGCCCGGAAGGCGACGCGATCGCCCCAGCCGCGCGCGATGGCGCGATCGAGGAGCTCGGTGGCGCAGTTCATCCGGTCGGGATAGGCCAACTCCGGAATGCCGCCGTAATCCATGACCGGCCAGAGCTCGGCCGGTGGGAGCGCGTCGCGGGCGAAGGTGTCGACATGGGCGGACGGGACGCCCCCGGGGATACGGCGGGTGCTGGGCTCAGCCATGCCTGGGCTCCGATTGGTGCGGTTCGTCGGCCGCGAGGACCTGCCCCGCGATCACGAGCTTCTGGATCTCGCTGGTCCCTTCGTAGATGCGGAGGGCGCGGATCTCGCGGTACAGCCGTTCCACCGGATGGCCCGACCGGACGCCGAGCCCTCCCAGCAACTGCACGGCGCCGTCGATGACCTGCTGCGCCGACTCGGTGGCGTGCAGCTTGGCCATGGCCGCCTCGCGGGTGACGCGCGCGCCCCGCGTGTCCTTGGTCCAGGCGGCGCGGTAGATGAGGAGTGCGCTGGCGTCGATCGCCAGCGCCATCTCCGCCAGTCGCGCCTGCGTGAGCTGGAAGTCGGCCAGCGCCTGGCCAAAGGCACGCCGCCGTCGCACGTGGGCCACGGCCTCGTCGAGGGCGCGGCGGGCGAAGCCGAGGGCGGCCGCGCCCACGGTGGAGCGGAAGACGTCGAGGGTGCCTAACGCCACGCGCAGCCCCTTGCCCGGCTCCCCGACCAGCGCGTCGGGGGGAAGGCGGCAGCCGTCGAAGCGGATCCGCGCCAGCGGGTGGGGGGCGATGACCTCCAGCCGCTCGGCGATCGACAATCCCGGCGTGGCGGCATCGACGACGAAGGCGGCGAACGCGCGTTCGCCGCCGGCCGGATCACGGGCAAACACCGTGTAGAAGTCGGCGATTCCTCCGTTGGAGATCCACGTCTTTTCGCCGTCCAGTCGCCACCACCCGTCCTCCTCGCGCGTGGCGGTGGAGGTCATCGAGACGACATCGCTCCCGGCAGCGGGCTCCGAGAGGGCGAAGGCGGCGATCGCCTCGCCGCGCGCCACGCCGGGGAGGTATCGCGCCTTGAGCGCCTCGCTCCCGAAGAGGGAGATGGGGCCGCTCCCCAGCCCCTGCATGGCGAAGGCGAAGTCGGCGAGCCCGTCATGATAGGCCAGCGTCTCGCGCGCCAGGCAGAGGGAGCGGACGTCCAGCGTCTCGCGAACCCCGCCGTGGGCGGCGGGGACGACGTGCCGCAGCCAGCCGAGGGCGCCGAAGCGACGCACCATCGCCGTGCACGCCGCATCGACGGTCGCGGCGTCGTGGTGCATCCACCCCCCCGCTTCGCGCGCGGCCTCGCCTCCCAGCTCGCGGGCCAGGGCACGGTGCGCATCGTCGAGGAACGGCCAGTCGAGGTACGAGGTGTCGCCCACGCGGTCCTCCTAGTTCCCCTCGAACCGCGGCGACTCGCGCTGCACGAAGGCGCGATAGGCCCGTTCGAAGTCGTTGGTGCCCATGCACACCGCTTGCGCCTGCGCCTCGTGCTCCAGCGCCGCCTCGATCGACATCCCCCACTCGGCGTGCAGGCATGCCTTGGTGACCCCGTGGGCGACCGTGGGCCCGTCGGCGAGCGAGCGGGCGAGGGCGAGGGCCTCCAGCTGCAACGATTCCGGGGAGACGACGGCGTTGTAGAAGCCCCACCGCTCCCCCTCGTCCGCACCCATGAAGCGCCCGGTGTAGAGCAGGTCGGCCGCCCGCCCCAGGCCGATGAGGCGCGGGAGCATGGCGCACGCCCCCATGTCGGCACCGCTCAGCCCGACGCGCGTGAACAGGAATGCGGTGCGCGTGCGGGGAGTCGCCAGGCGCAAGTCGCTGGCCATGGCGAGGATCGCCCCGGCTCCGGCACAGACGCCGTCCACGGCGGCCACGAGCGGCTGCGGGCAGGCGCGTATGGCCGCCACCAGCCCACCGGTCATTCGCGTGAAGGCGAGGAGCTCGTCCATCCGCCCGGCGCGCTTCGCCTCGACCAGCGGGCCGATGATCTCGTGCACGTCGCCCCCGCTGCTGAAGTTCTCGCCGGCGCCGGTGAGGATCACCGCCTTCACGTCCGTGGCGTGGACCAGCAGGCGGAAGAGCGATGTCAGTTCGGCGTACGAGTCGAAGGTGAGCGGGTTCTTTCGCTCCGGGCGGTCGAGGGTGACGGTCCCGACCCCGTCGGCCAGGTGCCACCGGAAGTGCGCGGGGGAGTGGCCAGCGAGCGAGGTGCGGGGGGTGGTGGGCATGGGCGCCTGGCGCGGGGAAGGGGTCACGTGCGGGCGAGGAGGCGTTCCAGCTGCAGCTTGCCGCTGCGGTACATCGGCGGCCAGAATTGCGCCTCGTGGCCTAACGCGGCGGCCGCCCGCAGCGTCCAGTGCGGGTCGGCAAGGTGCGGACGCGCCAGGGCGCACAGGTCGGCGCGCCCGGCGGCGATGATCGAGTTCACCTGGTCCGGCTCGGTGATGTTCCCGACCGCGATCGTGCGCGCCCCGAGCTCGTTCCGGATGCGGTCGCTGTACGGCGTCTGCCACATGCGTCCGTACACCGGCCGCTGGTCCGGCGAGGTCTGCCCCGTCGAGACGTGGATGATGTCGGCGCCGGCGGCGATGAACGCCCGGGCGATCTCCACCGACTCCTCCCCCGCCACCCCTCCCTCCACCCAGTCGGTCGCCGAGATGCGCACCGAGACCGGACGATCCTGCGGCCACGCCTCGCGAACGGCGGCGAAGACCTCGAGCGGGAAGCGCAGGCGGTTGGCCGTGCTCCCGCCGTAGGCGTCGGTGCGCCGGTTCGAAAGCGGCGTGAGGAACGACGAGAGGAGGTAGCCATGCGCACAGTGCAGCTCGAGCATGTCGAACCCTGCCTCGTGCCCCAGGCGCGCCGCGCGCGAGAAGTCGCGCACGACCGTGTCCATGTCGGCGCGCGTCATCTCGCGCGGCACCTGCATGGTGGGGCGGTACGCGATGGGCGACGGCCCGATCACCTCCCACGCCTCGCCGTCGGCCAGGGCGTCGTCGCCGCGCTCGAGCCCGCGCTCCACCGCTCCCTTGCGTCCCGAATGCCCCAGTTGCAGGCAGATCCTCGCGCGCGACCACTGGTGGGTGAAGTCCACGACGCGCCGCCATGCGTGCATCTGATCGGCCGTGTACATCCCGGTGCAGCCAAGGGTGATCCGTCCCTCGGGAGAGACGCACGTCATCTCGGTGAAGACGAGCCCGGCCCCCCCCATCGCTCGCGCGCCATAGTGCACCAGGTGGAAATCGTTCGGCACACCGTCGGCCGCGCAGTACATGTCCATTGGCGAGACGGCGACGCGGTTCTCGAGTGTCATGCCGCGCAGCCGGAACGGCGTGAACATCGGGGCGACGCCGCGTCCCGCCGCCTCGCCCCCCGCGCCCGTCGCCTCGCCCACTCCCG
This genomic stretch from Gemmatimonadetes bacterium SCN 70-22 harbors:
- a CDS encoding acyl-CoA dehydrogenase, coding for MGDTSYLDWPFLDDAHRALARELGGEAAREAGGWMHHDAATVDAACTAMVRRFGALGWLRHVVPAAHGGVRETLDVRSLCLARETLAYHDGLADFAFAMQGLGSGPISLFGSEALKARYLPGVARGEAIAAFALSEPAAGSDVVSMTSTATREEDGWWRLDGEKTWISNGGIADFYTVFARDPAGGERAFAAFVVDAATPGLSIAERLEVIAPHPLARIRFDGCRLPPDALVGEPGKGLRVALGTLDVFRSTVGAAALGFARRALDEAVAHVRRRRAFGQALADFQLTQARLAEMALAIDASALLIYRAAWTKDTRGARVTREAAMAKLHATESAQQVIDGAVQLLGGLGVRSGHPVERLYREIRALRIYEGTSEIQKLVIAGQVLAADEPHQSEPRHG
- a CDS encoding enoyl-CoA hydratase (Catalyzes the reversible hydration of unsaturated fatty acyl-CoA to beta-hydroxyacyl-CoA), encoding MPTTPRTSLAGHSPAHFRWHLADGVGTVTLDRPERKNPLTFDSYAELTSLFRLLVHATDVKAVILTGAGENFSSGGDVHEIIGPLVEAKRAGRMDELLAFTRMTGGLVAAIRACPQPLVAAVDGVCAGAGAILAMASDLRLATPRTRTAFLFTRVGLSGADMGACAMLPRLIGLGRAADLLYTGRFMGADEGERWGFYNAVVSPESLQLEALALARSLADGPTVAHGVTKACLHAEWGMSIEAALEHEAQAQAVCMGTNDFERAYRAFVQRESPRFEGN